TTTGACCGCAGCGATCATGTCTTCTTCGGTCGCTTCGTCGGCGAGACCTTCGATCATTGTCACTGCTTTAATCGTACCCGCGAGCGCGAGGTTAATGTCTGCCGCCTGAATCTCATCGCGGTTTGGGAAAAGAATAAACTTGCCTGCCACGCGCGCGATACGCACACCCGCTACCGGGCCGTCGAATGGCAGACCTGAAATGGTGAGTGCTGCTGATGCGGCTGTAATCGCATGCACATCAGCGCTGTAGTTTTTCTGCGCGCTCAGAAGCGTGATGAAAATCTGTACTTCGTTGGTGTAGTTGTCGGGAAAAAGCGGCCGAATCGGGCGGTCGATAACGCGCGACGTCAATATCTCTTTGTCTGACGGGCGATTCTCGCGCTTCAGAAAACCACCGGGAAAACGGCCACCGGCGTAATATTTCTCGCGGTATTCAACCGTCATGGGAAAGAAATCAAGGCCTTCGCCTGATTTTTTCGCCCCGGTCGCGTTCGCCATGAGCACCATATTGCCCCAGCGCAGCAGCACCGAGCCGTCGGCCTGGCGGGCCCACATACCTGTTTCGAGTTCGTATGGCTGGCCTTTGAGGTCTACTGATTCTTTGTGAACTTTAAAATCATGTTGCATAATTTACCTTCTTTAGAGAATGCGCGCAGATATACCTTGAGCCTTCGGCCCAAAGTACACCGCCCGACGCAAATAAGGGGTTATTTACGGAGATTGAGTTTAGCAATGATCGCCTTGTAACGATCAACGCTGTTCTTGCGCAGGTAGTCGAGCAGTCGGCGGCGACGGCCTACCATCTTCAAGAGACCTACGCGTGAGTGGTGGTCTTTCACGTGTGCCTGAAAGTGACCTGTCAGGCGGTTAATTTTTTCAGTCAGAAGCGCTACCTGAACTTCTACCGACCCGGTATCTTTCGAGCTTTTCTGGTGTGTAGCGATAAGCGCTTTCTTTTCTGCAGTTGCGAGCATATTTCCCTTTATTTATCTTTTCCCTTATGTTTGAGACACTTTTGCTATGCAAAACAGGGTGACAAGAGTTTTGGCAAGGGGTGGCCTCGGCCAACCGGCAGATTCCAAAACGAAGTGCGAAAGGGATAAAGTAATGTAAGGCCGCTCCCGGGTTTCGAGGTTGATTTGCGAAAAACGACCACGGAGCCCCCGGATGCGACCCTACGTTCAACTATCAAATGATGAAAGACTGCGTATAGAAGAAAGCCTTGCTGAGGGCCTCAAGGCCAGCCAAATCGCCAGAAATCTTAAGCGACACCCGAGCACTATTTTTCGAGAGATTCGGCGTAATTCAATGCCACGACATTACAGCGCGCGGTGCGCCAGAGACGAGGCGCGAAAGCGCCAGACTAATACCAACGCCGCGAAGGTTACACCAGAGCTTTGGTCAGAGATCGGAGCATCGCTCAAGTCGACGCTGTCACCAGAACAGATCGCAGGCCGCATGCGCCTAGAACGTTTCGACGGTGTCTGCATGCAGACGATTTACAATCATGTGCGCAAGAAATCCGGCACATCGAATTTTTATCGCCTGTGCCTGCGCCGCAAAGGCAAACCATACAAGCGCAAAGTGAGGATTGAGGCTGAAAACAAAGGGTTTTTCGCATTCACGACCTGCCAGCCGAAGCTTTGACGCGACGCAAACCCGGCTACTGGGAGGGCGATTTGGTCGAGGGTAAAATGGGCACCGGGCAGATTGCAACTTTCGTCGAAAGGCATTCGCGTTACTTGCTCGCGGCGAAACTGGAGCGCAAATTGGTGACACAGTTTAACGCTGCAGCGCGCGACCTATTCGCCGACATCGATAACGAACGGCTGCGGGGTATCATTTACGATCGGGGCACCGAGATGAGTGGCTACCGCGACCTGCAGCAAGTGCTGAACTGCGGCATCTACTTTTGTGACCCCGGCTCGCCATGGCAGAGAGGTACGAACGAAAACACGAACGGCCTGCTGCGCGAGTCTTTTCCCAAAGGCACAGATTTTCGGCGCATCGACCAGGAACAGGTTGACGCAGCGCTTAAATTACTAAATAACCGACCACGCAAGCGGCTGAATTACCGAACCCCGGCCGAGGTCTACTTTCGCAGCCCTATCGCACTTCGTTTTGGAATGTAAGACCCCTGCCAAAACGGTCGTTTGGCTAGAAATCCAACGCGCGACTTCGCCCAAACGTATAGCGCAAAGCCGCAGAAACGGTAGGCCCCGAGAAATTATTCGAGTCATTATCAGCATACAGAAGTGCGTGCGCGACGCCAAATCGGGGTATAAATGAAATTTCGTGCGTGAGCAAAATCTCTACCCCCAGGCCGACTTCGGCATACATCGAGTTGATGTTCGACGACAGCGAACCATCTTGCCTCTTCACTTTGGTCGTGATCGTACCAGCGTCGACGTAGGGCAGAAGTGTGATGAAATTGGGCAACAGGTGAATGCGGGCCTCTGTGCGCAAAGTGGGTAAAATTAGAGTGCGCTGATTAAGGCCGGGTTCGGCTATCATGCCGGTGCCGCGCAGAAACAGGTTAAAATCGCGAAACGCGAGGCCGAAACCCAATGAGCCCCCGAGCCCCGCGGGCTGCGCCGAAGGCACCAGCGCGTTCGCGCCGATATCGAGAAGCATGCGGTCTTGAAAGGTTACCGGCGCTGCTTCGGCGGCCAGGTTTTGCGCCAGGCCGGCGAGTGAAGCGCAGAGCGCGATGCGGATTAAGGTCGTTTTCATATTTTTCCCCGTTTATTTTGTCTGTTGCTGTGTCATACTGAAGATATCTTGTACAATGCCTTGCGAGATTTCATCGACGACGTTAAAGAGCCGCACGTCTACCGGCGACTCCGTTGTCGAACCGCCAATCTCTTTCTTCTTCGCAAGGTCAAAAATTTTCGATTCGATCACGATATTGCCCGTTTTGGCGCTGACTGAATAGAAACCGAAAATCAGGTAATCGGCCCCCGTCGCCGCCTGAAATTCTTTTAGGGTCTTTTCATTCACATCTGTCGGCG
The sequence above is a segment of the Turneriella parva DSM 21527 genome. Coding sequences within it:
- the rpsO gene encoding 30S ribosomal protein S15, whose product is MLATAEKKALIATHQKSSKDTGSVEVQVALLTEKINRLTGHFQAHVKDHHSRVGLLKMVGRRRRLLDYLRKNSVDRYKAIIAKLNLRK